Proteins from a genomic interval of Diospyros lotus cultivar Yz01 chromosome 6, ASM1463336v1, whole genome shotgun sequence:
- the LOC127803849 gene encoding protein RST1 isoform X2, which translates to MDSSYSSLLERTRHPQPSLQRFAVISIFEKLRSVPPTLGCDSGPERDVISQCLRSTSPAVVDQSVRELCRLVKDSKFDLSRGLLELQSALEGCDSRFVDVFVKGIGFLVRHGFQKNSSSFRFYSSETHPFVKVLSCRREVQPELAQQVLLFMAQNKQLGIVKVCNFLRPFLNFSIIRLPFSGSLSTFMNDLISSMASMCCSFPLEAMPVLKFLAGSLKYFPGKNSDEFSNISYSVECILGVYVVVLTHLVGMRSLVHEAQLCGVELVETVVSLSPDCHKCYGGVQPIVEVIKRVVHAQKELGLSYIPELSTVTLSLFTTLLQSELEHEQLSILKLLHFLLKWKNENGIGHVAAINLREELLFIFPVINLVSSPSKSIKQEASDILSMLESPLVNLLVASKKKMHMPGKFPSISRPETIIFRLLQYLWTQDKPWLPSFYFLNFAFNDGSNAKNMLSVPKTWMSVLREHALSIVERRKSSLPISRSQETFLAEMPVLLSAIASILVMHGTMGSSAVDFLAVVGIMDPKLGVPLLLAILFYNNIFSGKYKDINFHNMLIKLMGILPSLASHSAMIPLIIQTILPMLQKDAKPVLYATATRLLCKTWDINDRVFGTLQGVLHPQGFTKFMSERSICVSMAASVRDVCRKNPDRGVDLILSVSACIESQDPVVQALGFQSLSHLCEADAIDFYTAWAVICQHVLNSSKDPHVAYSTCLLLRWGAMDANAYPEASRTVLQILWGVGTSGHHGQESVWAKARVAAFDALTHYEVLEIQKSIPDFKKKNMELFTSETDPEVLRAMEAFEVKIMTYEHTTRRRFVKEKRVAGSKIEKLLEVFPRAIFASGNVDGARKLPGAALFCLSLAPKEVIKGYQNVQGLQEVHAKYENALVEISMSLHLSRNILIALLSLQSWKPFMQRWLRACAIFLDGKAPSTVADKTSKAANGILKIIRRLAEESIPRSAENIALAIGALCEVLPPSAHAVKSTASKFLHEWLFQFEHEHRQWSAAISLGLVSSCLHVTDHRQKFHNIKALIEVASCSKSTLVKGACGVGLGFFCQDLLMKVEVSDDSELEKESYKMQEVDYLGKIVRALCQMICQFSPLSDLLESLSTNFPLASDDTDSYIAYESLDKNYDDMEEDIWGVAGLVLGLVSTVGALYRAGAYEVVRKIKAFIISQIPYSNPLPDNCFSSGSLDVMLSVGSCLALPYLVAFCQRVELMHDNELNHLMSIFRELISELVSVKKSGIFHQSLLMASSVGAGNTLACILNEGVHPLEAELVKDLLALFQKAYTNPHPPLIHFGGMLGVVNALGAGAGTYVHNYPKTTLHTTYNQRESLLIIGPLLSSPVLEPQLTSLIQAMFLVTQNTDDHQLQEYAAWAFSFLRYSLWSREFQNVESHSTSDAADQKLAAKKYPEDGVVMELSLWLMHLNYPGTGTFSLIYTVAAVLRSLSQAPRLPALEWGAIIRRCMKYEGQTAEGELTPKRGILREECLHFSLAHAIQFNQLLSFLDELSDLSRFRTLELNLQSWIFSHLADLIKIFSGSRLDKLFDDVAKFLSSLLLENICHVEQKSLLRVSCWKGLSFCMDETSPDTQEYVSKMENCLEVLFSSLPLLQSAALLGMEQMHSVEWCEAIRCLAKARQGWLYEFLQVSEGNLLDGDGDLSEIVKKIQARARLVQIGSFSLSELGKLKAYILNTGTDVVWNVLVEVVNALQHVEGSIKRQWLVDAVEISCVTNYPSTALRFLGLLCGSWSKYMPLLIVDQHTVLGDLPVTLSSLLSDSSWGGVAESVALSLWASTERIYDWAMRIRRGDDSPGPQPVDSSENHMADFLLLVMHQACVSLKDYLPPEKQLRLANLVLPSIL; encoded by the exons ATGGACTCCTCGTATTCCTCTCTGCTCGAGAGAACTCGGCATCCTCAGCCATCACTGCAAAGGTTCGCCGTAATCTCAATCTTCGAAAAGCTCCGATCAGTCCCGCCGACCCTGGGCTGCGACTCCGGCCCCGAACGAGACGTTATCTCCCAGTGCCTCCGCTCGACTTCACCAGCCGTCGTCGACCAGTCGGTTCGAGAGCTCTGCCGCCTCGTGAAGGACTCCAAATTCGATCTGTCCCGCGGCTTGTTGGAACTTCAGTCTGCACTCGAAGGTTGCGATTCACGCTTCGTAGATGTGTTCGTTAAAGGTATAGGGTTTCTCGTCAGGCATGGGTTTCAAAAAAATAGCTCGTCGTTTCGGTTTTACTCGTCGGAGACTCATCCTTTTGTTAAG GTTCTTTCTTGCCGAAGGGAGGTACAGCCTGAACTTGCGCAACAAGTGCTTCTGTTCATGGCGCAGAACAAGCAATTGGGAATAGTGAAAGTCTGCAACTTCTTGAGACCATTCCTGAACTTTTCAATTATTAGATTACCCTTTTCGGGTTCGTTGTCCACATTTATGAATGATTTGATATCATCAATGGCATCCATGTGCTGTTCGTTTCCTCTGGAAGCAATGCCAGTCCTTAAGTTTTTGGCAGGATCCCTAAAATATTTTCCTGGAAAGAACTCGGAT gagttttcaaatatttcttatTCAGTGGAGTGCATTTTAGGTGTCTATGTTGTGGTTTTGACACACTTGGTTGGAATGAGATCG CTGGTTCACGAGGCTCAACTTTGTGGTGTTGAACTGGTAGAGACTGTTGTTTCACTATCTCCTGATTGTCACAAATGTTATGGTGGAGTTCAGCCTATTGTGGAAGTAATAAAGCGCGTAGTGCATGCCCAGAAAGAGCTTGGCCTGAGTTATATACCTGAACTGTCAACAGTAACGTTATCCTTGTTTACAACTTTGTTACAGTCTGAGCTTGAACATGAACAGCTATCTATCTTGAAGCTGCTTCACTTCCTTCTGAAatggaaaaatgaaaatggTATTG GACATGTGGCCGCAATTAATTTGAGAGAAGAGCTCTTATTCATATTTCCTGTCATCAACCTTGTCTCATCTCCTTCTAAGTCTATTAAACAAGAAGCATCTGATATCCTTTCCATGTTGGAATCGCCTTTAGTGAACTTGCTGGTTGCTTCCAAGAAGAAAATGCACATGCCAGGAAAATTTCCATCTATTAGCAGACCTGAAACTATTATTTTTAGGCTTCTACAGTATTTATGGACTCAG GATAAACCATGGCTGCCcagtttttattttctgaattttgcCTTTAATGATGGAAGCAATGCAAAAAATATGCTCAGTGTACCAAAAACCTGGATGTCCGTGCTGAGGGAACACGCGCTGTCTATTGTTGAGCGAAGGAAGTCCTCACTACCTATATCTCGGTCTCAAGAGACCTTTCTTGCTG aaATGCCTGTGTTACTAAGTGCAATTGCTAGCATCTTGGTCATGCATGGTACAATGGGAAGTTCAGCTGTAGATTTCTTGGCGGTTGTTGGCATTATGGATCCTAAGCTTGGTGTTCCATTGTTGCTAGCCATTTTATTCTACAACAATATATTTTCTGGTAAATACAAAGACATCAACTTTCATAACATGTTG ATAAAACTTATGGGCATTCTCCCATCACTTGCTTCTCATTCTGCGATGATACCGCTCATTATCCAGACTATTTTGCCCATGCTTCAAAAGGATGCAAAACC AGTTTTATATGCTACTGCTACGCGCTTGCTTTGCAAGACCTGGGATATCAATGATCGTGTGTTTGGGACTTTGCAG GGAGTATTGCACCCGCAAGGTTTCACTAAGTTCATGTCTGAAAGAAGTATCTGTGTAAGCATGGCTGCTTCTGTGCGGGATGTTTGCAGGAAAAATCCTGATAGGGGTGTGGATCTTATCCTTTCTGTTTCA GCTTGCATTGAGAGCCAAGACCCTGTAGTTCAAGCTCTTGGTTTTCAAAGTCTTTCCCATCTTTGTGAGGCTGATGCAATTG ATTTCTACACTGCTTGGGCTGTTATCTGCCAGCATGTGCTTAACTCCTCCAAAGACCCGCATGTTGCTTACAG CACATGTCTTCTTTTAAGATGGGGTGCAATGGATGCCAATGCATATCCTGAAGCTTCAAGAACTGTTCTGCAAATATTATGGGGTGTTGGCACCTCTGGACACCATGGTCAAGAATCTGTATGGGCAAAGGCCAGGGTCGCGGCTTTTGATGCATTAACTCATTATGAG GTGCTAGAAATTCAGAAAAGCATTCCAGATTTTAAGAAAAAGAACATGGAGCTGTTTACATCCGAGACTGACCCTGAAGTACTAAGGGCTATGGAAGCTTTTGAAGTCAAGATTATGACATATGAGCACAC CACAAGGCGAAGATTTGTGAAGGAGAAAAGAGTTGCTGGAAGCAAAATTGAGAAGTTGTTGGAAGTTTTCCCCCGGGCTATTTTTGCTTCAG GAAATGTTGATGGAGCTAGAAAGTTACCTGGTGCAGCTCTATTTTGCCTTTCTTTGGCTCCTAAGGAAGTGATAAAGGGATATCAAAA TGTTCAGGGATTACAGGAAGTGCATGCTAAATATGAGAATGCACTTGTGGAGATATCCATGTCTTTGCACCTCTCAAGAAATATTCTGATTGCACTTCTTTCACTCCAATCTTGGAAACCCTTCATGCAACGTTGGTTAAGAGCTTGTGCCATCTTCCTTGATGGTAAAGCGCCGTCAACTGTGGCGGACAAAACTTCTAAAGCTGCTAATGGTATTCTAAAG ATTATTAGAAGGCTAGCAGAGGAATCAATTCCTAGATCTGCAGAAAACATTGCATTAGCCATTGGTGCACTTTGTGAG GTCTTGCCTCCGTCTGCCCATGCTGTTAAGTCAACTGCTTCAAAGTTCCTGCATGAGTGGCTGTTCCAGTTTGAACATGAACATCGCCAGTGGTCAGCTGCTATTTCCCTGGGATTAGTCTCAAGTTGTCTGCATGTGACTGATCACAGGCAAAAATTCCATAACATCAAAGCACTTATTGAG GTTGCATCTTGTAGCAAAAGCACCCTTGTAAAAGGAGCTTGTGGAGTTGGACTGGGGTTTTTTTGTCAAGATCTTCTTATGAAAGTAGAAGTTTCTGATGACTCCGAGTTGGAAAAAGAAAGCTACAAGATGCAGGAAGTAGATTATCTGGGAAAAATTGTTAGGGCCTTATGTCAGATGATATGTCAATTTAGTCCTTTATCTGATCTTCTAGAAAGTCTTTCTACAAATTTCCCTCTGGCTTCAGATGACACTGATTCGTATATAGCTTATGAGTCACTGGATAAGAACTATGATGATATGGAGGAAGATATATGGGGTGTTGCAGGACTTGTTCTGGGTCTGGTGAGTACTGTTGGCGCGTTATACCGAGCTGGAGCTTATGAAGTTGTGCGTAAGATTAAAGCCTTTATCATATCACAGATTCCATATTCAAATCCTTTACCTGATAACTGTTTCAGCAGTGGAAGTTTGGATGTAATGCTGTCTGTGGGGTCTTGTCTTGCTCTTCCTTATTTAGTTGCATTCTGCCAGAGAGTAGAACTGATGCATGATAATGAACTAAACCATCTGATGAGTATTTTCAGGGAGCTCATTTCTGAACTAGTGTCAGTTAAGAAATCAGGCATTTTCCATCAGAGCTTGTTGATGGCATCTAGTGTTGGAGCAGGAAACACACTTGCCTGCATTCTGAATGAAGGTGTGCATCCTTTGGAAGCTGAACTAGTAAAAGATTTGCTGGCCCTATTTCAGAAAGCTTACACCAATCCTCATCCTCCTCTTATCCATTTTGGTGGGATGCTTGGAGTTGTTAATGCATTGGGAGCAGGTGCTGGGACTTATGTTCATAATTACCCTAAAACAACTTTGCACACCACATACAACCAGAGG GAATCTCTCTTAATCATTGGTCCTTTACTTTCAAGTCCTGTTTTGGAGCCTCAGTTGACATCGTTGATACAAGCGATGTTTCTTGTTACTCAAAACACAGATGATCACCAACTCCAAGAATATGCAGCATGGGCATTTTCATTTCTTCGATATAGTTTATGGTCCAGAGAATTTCAAAATGTTGAGAGTCATTCTACCAGTGATGCTGCAGATCAGAAACTGGCGGCTAAAAAATATCCGGAGGATGGCGTAGTCATGGAGCTCTCTTTGTGGCTAATGCATTTGAACTATCCGGGG ACAGGTACCTTTTCACTTATCTATACAGTTGCAGCTGTTTTGCGGAGCCTATCACAAGCTCCAAGATTACCAGCATTGGAATGGGGAGCAATCATTAGACGATGCATGAAATATGAGGGTCAGACTGCTGAGGGTGAATTGACTCCTAAAAGAGGAATTCTCAGGGAAGAGTGCCTGCATTTTTCTTTAGCCCATGCAATCCAATTTAATCAACTCTTAAGCTTCCTTGATGAACTATCTGATCTGTCCAGGTTCAGGACACTAGAGCTGAATCTTCAATCATGGATTTTCTCTCATCTGGCAGACCTGATAAAAATATTCTCTGGTTCAAGGCTTGATAAACTTTTTGATGATGTGGCTAAGTTTTTATCTTCTTTACTTTTGGAGAACATTTGTCATGTGGAGCAGAAAAGCTTATTGCGGGTCTCATGCTGGAAGGGCCTTTCTTTTTGTATGGATGAAACTTCTCCAGACACTCAAGAGTATGTATCAAAGATGGAAAATTGCCTAGAGGTCCTCTTTTCTTCCTTGCCTCTATTGCAGTCAGCTGCTCTTCTAGGGATGGAGCAGATGCATTCAGTGGAGTGGTGTGAGGCTATTAGATGCCTTGCAAAGGCTCGGCAGGGTTGGTTATATGAATTTCTCCAG GTTTCAGAAGGAAATTTACTGGATGGAGATGGTGACTTATCTGAGATAGTGAAAAAGATTCAAGCAAGGGCCAGGCTAGTTCAGATTGGTTCCTTCTCATTGAGTGAGCTAGGAAAACTCAAAGCTTATATATTGAACACCGGAACAGATG TTGTTTGGAATGTTTTGGTGGAAGTTGTAAATGCTCTGCAGCATGTTGAAGGAAGTATCAAAAGGCAGTGGCTTGTGGATGCGGTGGAGATTAGCTGTGTAACAAATTACCCTTCCACT GCTCTGCGGTTTCTAGGTCTGCTCTGTGGTAGCTGGTCAAAGTATATGCCTCTCCTGATTGTGGACCAACACACAGTGCTGGGAGACCTACCGGTTACCCTTTCATCTCTTCTATCAGATAGCAGCTGGGGAGGTGTTGCCGAATCTGTGGCTTTGTCTTTGTGGGCGTCAACAGAAAGAATTTATGATTGGGCTATGCGCATTAGACGAGGTGATGATTCGCCCGGCCCACAGCCGGTTGACAGCAGTGAGAATCATATGGCTGATTTCCTGCTGCTGGTGATGCATCAGGCTTGTGTTTCTTTGAAAGATTATTTGCCTCCTGAGAAGCAGCTCAGACTTGCCAATTTGGTCCTCCCCTCAATTCTATAA